Genomic DNA from Nitratidesulfovibrio vulgaris str. Hildenborough:
CCCTTCCCCTCGACCTGTCCCTTGTCGATGCCGAAGACCGGGTGGCCTACTACACGGACTCGACGCACCGCATCTTTCCCCGCAGCGCCGGAGTCATCGGGCGTAACGTGCGCAACTGCCATCCGCCCAAGTCGGTACATATGGTCGAAGAGATCCTGGCCCGCTTCAAGACCGGAGAACGCGACGAGGCCGCCTTCTGGATAGAACTCGGAGGGCGCTTCCTGCACATTCGCTACTTCGCCGTACGTAGCGACGAAGGCCGTTATCTCGGTTGTCTTGAAGTCGCACAGGACGTGACGGACATCCGGGCCCTCAGCGGTCAGCGGAGGCTGCTCGACTGGAATTGAGGCACGGCCCCCGATAACGGATGAAGAGCCCCTGTCGCGCCATCGTCATGTTGGCGTGACAGGGGCTTGCTCCGTCTCTGCGGTCCGGCCTGTCGTGCACCGGAGTCCTCGCGATGCGCTGCCGGACGACAGTATGCCATCTCCCCTACACCGGATAACTCACGACCACGGCATCCAGCACCTCGACGGCAGCTGCGGCGGCGACGGCGGCAAGCAGTTCATCCCGGCGCGCGACCAGCTTCTGCCGGGCATACTCAAGCCCGGTGAGGTCGGTCGCAGCGAGCAACGCGGCTTCCACGGCCACCGTGGTGGGGGTGGGGTCGGAGATGGCGACCACTCCGGCAAGGGCCGCATCGTGCCCTGCCCGGATGGCAACCAGCTTCGCAGTCTTGGCCTGTTCCAGCGTCAGGGGCGGGGGCGGTGCATCGGCAGCGGCACGGGCCGACTCCCACGCGGCGAGGGCTGGCACCACCAGTGCATCGTACTCGGCTTGGGTCACCGGGGTGTTCGGTGTGCCGTCGGTGTGTTCCACCCATCCGGTGCGTCCGTCCCACTGGATGGCGTGCACGTGCCCCGGCAGGGTGAGGCTCACGTCGAGGCCCCGCCCATCCACGATGACGAGGCTGTCGGCGGGTACGATGGTCACTCTAGGCATGGGGCACCTCCTGTAGGGCGATGGTGCGGGGATGCGCGGTCGCGCCCGCTGCGT
This window encodes:
- a CDS encoding tail assembly protein → MPRVTIVPADSLVIVDGRGLDVSLTLPGHVHAIQWDGRTGWVEHTDGTPNTPVTQAEYDALVVPALAAWESARAAADAPPPPLTLEQAKTAKLVAIRAGHDAALAGVVAISDPTPTTVAVEAALLAATDLTGLEYARQKLVARRDELLAAVAAAAAVEVLDAVVVSYPV